Proteins from a single region of Styela clava chromosome 1, kaStyClav1.hap1.2, whole genome shotgun sequence:
- the LOC120348351 gene encoding uncharacterized protein LOC120348351 yields MEFQRMRILGVAFVFFISQNEGKLIDTLYVGDYELTYYKDGKDKYYGGEDIINVCGVKMPGSRLVIIDNEEIHEAVKELLKNNTSDKSWIGAFKNREPEEYYWMNGEKLKAGFTNWAENEPTDDYVAEYVHVAFVYSYLKWFGEPNFYYTQPGFICQTRIDKLQPSYYAELSFGDTNSTNTSVGTMAYWDAQKMCTKNQSRIVDIFNDRAFFDIREKCASDPTLKYWIRKGENSKNCLIMGSEGWSQNDCDDPSIYPICEKIPPWGLRVSNERPVIKRKESITIDCRASGYPIPMVGWQRNDETVSDDLDQRIHQIKYDGMSRLVITNAHPFDEGRYHCFANSSIHSVRGYADLRVICFDEELRPERKTIVQHNFTTFEKNFGQNKISESNKPSAALPSFGRPSINNSEHWVCSTWKFSVIVSFAVLWLIVILAYTIYICHFKKTTKSADLFRFNALDETASAKNVMPDAK; encoded by the exons atggAATTTCAGAGAATGAGAATTTTAGGAGTAGcatttgttttctttatttcGCAGAATGAAg GAAAATTAATCGACACGTTGTACGTCGGAGACTATGAATTAACCTATTATAAAGATGGAAAAGATAAATATTACGGCGGTGAAGATATTATTAACGTATGTGGAGTAAAAATGCCTGGCTCAAGATTGGTGATTATAGATAATGAAGAGATACATGAAGCAGTAAAAGAACTCTTGAAAAAcaa TACATCAGATAAGTCCTGGATTGGTGCATTTAAAAATAGAGAACCTGAGGAATACTATTGGATGAACGGGGAAAAGCTTAAAGCCGGATTTACTAATTG ggCTGAGAATGAACCAACTGACGACTATGTTGCAGAATACGTGCATGTCGCATTTGTGTATTCTTATTTGAAGTGGTTTGGTGAGCCAAATTTCTATTACACTCAACCTGGATTCATATGTCAAACTA GAATTGACAAACTCCAACCGTCGTACTACGCTGAACTTTCTTTCGGAGATACAAACTCTACAAACACAAGCGTTGGAACTATGGCCTATTGGGACGCACAGAAAATGTGCACAAAGAATCAAAGTAGAATTGTAGACATTTTTAACGATAGAGCGTTCTTTGATATTCGTGAAAAGTGTGCCAG tgACCCGACACTAAAGTATTGGATACGAAAAGGTGAAAACTCCAAAAACTGCTTAATTATGGGAAGTGAAGGGTGGTCACAAAATGATTGCGATGATCCGTCTATTTATCCCATTTGTGAGAAAA ttcCACCATGGGGCTTGAGAGTTTCCAACGAACGACCAGTTATTAAGAGAAAAGAAAGCATTACGATTGACTGTAGAGCATCAGGATATCCAATTCCAATGGTTGGTTGGCAACGAAATGATGAAACTGTCAGCGACGATTTAGATCAACGAATCCATCAGATCAAATATGACGGAATGTCTCGACTTGTGATAACGAACGCCCACCCGTTTGACGAAGGAAGATATCATTGCTTTGCCAATAGTTCAATTCATTCTGTGAGAGGATACGCAGATCTCAGAG ttatttgttttgatGAAGAACTCAGACCAGAAAGAAAAACAATTGTGCAACATAATTTtacaacatttgaaaaaaatttcggACAAAATAA AATATCTGAAAGCAATAAACCAAGTGCCGCTCTACCATCATTTGGTCGACCTTCAATCAACAATTCAG aaCACTGGGTGTGCAGTACATGGAAGTTCTCAGTTATTGTATCTTTTGCAGTACTCTGGTTAATTGTTATCCTGGcgtatacaatatatatttg tCATTTCAAGAAAACAACAAAGTCGGCCGACCTGTTTAGATTCAATGCTCTTGATG aaacagCAAGTGCAAAAAATGTGATGCCGGATGCGAAATAA